The Streptomyces laurentii genome contains a region encoding:
- a CDS encoding lamG domain protein jellyroll fold domain protein (identified by MetaGeneAnnotator; putative;~sequence version:1), which produces MALGVVVPAPTGQAAAPAVDTPASDEAHQALDEAKASGQRVEVQGEREERTSVFANPDGFSFTLEQHSVPVRVAKPGGGWQAPDATLERRADGTIGPKAASAEMSFADGSGDDPLVKISDRGHSLELDWKGNLPKPELDGTDALYRDVLPNVDLRLTATVESFRQVFVVKTPEAATNPALKELSFDLKTDGLTVRRGAAGNLSAVDDNGNAVFRSPPARMWDSAGKTADVPSGTKSDSPSPRTAERTVVTGDAAQPEPGDPFEQGASGKGLEPAQGDNVSRMDVKVTEDTLSVVPDGDMLTGTGPDAYPLFIDPVVTWDESERTLLRSDGYESYGWGNGSDNNGQGAGKCGTWNGYYCGPGYVQRLYFEFAPDDLKGKRVLDATFVVTEPWAFQCDSRLVDLVRTNNISSSTTWSSRPAELDWMVDRDVSAGRGSLCDPDSPNAPIEFNDNSAEPNENLTPTVQDFAAGKFSRLTLEIRANNESDTSAWKRFRNDAVLSVAYVAYPAKPTGVGIVSGSALVCSTNAAEPTTIDEVNPTLNSTPQTAAGGESGAKLRAGFRVEKQAADKTWSGSGVDGPSTGYKGDNAKTTITWSSALAEGPLYRYSSLTRAYRDDGVLSQSSAYADWCYFKVDPSAPKAPKITFDGPYVECPRDKPECPAAGAPGVSGGFTFGPGDAKDTNNKRYDYRLVPATGWISLPAGVLKTTVTPPASGTYTLEVKATDTLGRPGATASVDFRVATGADPVGRWRFDEASGAALDSAPTGGSADATPAGGAVRSGLGRRGVITHDVQGIPKASPETDKGLALPGDTGYAATSGPVLGTGSSYTVSAWVRLTDDSKNATALGQDPLMSGGWYSAFYLGYRAESKKWELRTSPKDASDGDISNQFVQSKRPAVLGAWTHLAAVYDSSAKLIKLYVNGEFQGSYTVPPSWMSSGRMQIGRVWWRGSYTDYWKGDIDEVAAWQRALVDGEIAEEAEVLLPGGMTGVELVADWSAEDLAAGATSVPDTSGYKRPLELKDGAAVSGEAMAFDGVKGGALAKGPVLDDSGSFTVSTQVEVRTADMLKKADGYTGQVVGERTSDGSSWGLWFKRTKSQRVIDPETLEEKEVVVGYWRFGRLGPDGDTLTSFVESDEEAVLGATVRLTGIYDARRHKIALRVGTAQNGDWTSYVAQAGTGEIAVGKGPAGTAYGNYLPADVSDVRVWVGAMNNENQIDAQIGS; this is translated from the coding sequence ATGGCGTTGGGTGTGGTGGTCCCGGCTCCGACGGGGCAGGCAGCCGCACCGGCCGTGGACACACCCGCGTCTGATGAAGCACATCAAGCGCTCGATGAGGCGAAGGCATCCGGACAGCGAGTCGAGGTCCAGGGAGAACGCGAGGAACGCACCAGTGTGTTCGCGAATCCCGACGGATTCTCCTTCACTCTGGAGCAGCACTCGGTTCCGGTGCGCGTAGCCAAGCCCGGAGGCGGCTGGCAGGCTCCGGACGCCACCCTGGAACGCCGCGCCGACGGAACGATCGGCCCCAAGGCGGCGTCCGCGGAGATGTCCTTCGCTGACGGCTCCGGAGACGATCCTCTGGTCAAGATCTCCGACCGAGGGCATTCCCTGGAGTTGGACTGGAAGGGAAACCTTCCGAAGCCTGAACTCGACGGAACGGACGCGCTCTACCGCGACGTCCTGCCGAACGTCGACCTGAGACTGACCGCGACTGTCGAGAGCTTCCGGCAGGTCTTCGTTGTCAAGACTCCTGAGGCTGCCACGAACCCGGCGCTCAAGGAACTCAGTTTCGACCTGAAGACAGACGGCCTTACCGTCCGTAGGGGCGCGGCCGGCAACCTTTCCGCCGTTGATGACAACGGAAACGCCGTTTTCCGTTCGCCGCCCGCCCGCATGTGGGACTCGGCAGGCAAGACTGCCGATGTCCCGTCCGGTACAAAGTCCGACAGCCCGTCGCCTCGGACGGCTGAGCGGACCGTCGTCACCGGCGATGCCGCGCAGCCCGAGCCTGGCGATCCTTTCGAACAGGGTGCCTCCGGCAAGGGGCTGGAGCCCGCCCAGGGCGACAATGTCTCCCGCATGGATGTCAAGGTCACCGAGGACACGCTCTCCGTCGTCCCGGACGGGGACATGTTGACCGGCACGGGGCCTGACGCATACCCCCTGTTCATTGACCCCGTCGTCACGTGGGACGAGTCGGAGCGCACGCTCCTTCGCTCCGATGGCTATGAGTCCTACGGATGGGGCAACGGCTCGGACAACAACGGCCAGGGGGCCGGTAAGTGCGGTACGTGGAACGGCTATTACTGCGGGCCGGGCTATGTGCAGCGACTCTATTTCGAGTTCGCCCCCGACGATCTCAAGGGCAAGCGGGTTCTCGACGCGACCTTCGTGGTGACGGAACCGTGGGCGTTCCAGTGCGACTCCCGACTGGTCGACCTCGTCCGTACCAACAACATCTCGTCGTCCACCACCTGGTCCAGCCGGCCCGCGGAACTGGACTGGATGGTCGACCGGGATGTGTCGGCCGGCCGCGGTTCATTGTGCGACCCCGACTCTCCGAACGCCCCGATCGAGTTCAACGACAACTCGGCGGAACCCAACGAGAACCTCACCCCGACGGTTCAGGATTTCGCCGCCGGCAAGTTCTCCAGGCTGACCCTTGAGATACGCGCCAACAACGAGTCCGACACCTCGGCGTGGAAGCGGTTCAGGAACGACGCCGTCCTCAGCGTGGCCTACGTCGCCTATCCGGCCAAACCGACCGGCGTCGGCATCGTCAGCGGCAGTGCTTTGGTGTGTAGCACGAACGCTGCCGAACCGACGACCATCGACGAGGTGAATCCGACACTGAACTCGACACCGCAGACCGCTGCGGGCGGCGAGAGCGGCGCCAAGCTGAGGGCCGGGTTCCGTGTCGAGAAGCAGGCCGCCGACAAGACCTGGTCGGGCTCAGGCGTTGACGGGCCTTCCACCGGCTACAAGGGCGACAACGCCAAGACCACGATCACCTGGTCCAGTGCCCTTGCCGAGGGCCCGTTGTACCGCTACAGCTCGCTCACGCGGGCCTACCGGGACGATGGTGTCCTCTCGCAGTCCTCCGCCTACGCGGACTGGTGCTACTTCAAGGTCGACCCGTCCGCTCCCAAGGCGCCGAAGATCACCTTCGACGGCCCGTATGTCGAGTGCCCGCGCGACAAGCCCGAGTGTCCGGCCGCCGGTGCCCCAGGAGTGAGCGGAGGCTTCACCTTCGGTCCCGGCGACGCGAAGGACACCAACAACAAGCGGTACGACTACCGCCTCGTCCCCGCCACCGGGTGGATCAGCCTGCCGGCGGGCGTGCTCAAGACGACCGTCACGCCGCCTGCCTCCGGCACCTACACCCTTGAGGTGAAGGCGACGGACACCCTGGGGCGGCCTGGTGCGACCGCGTCCGTCGACTTCAGGGTGGCCACCGGAGCCGACCCGGTCGGCCGCTGGCGCTTCGACGAGGCGTCCGGCGCCGCTCTCGACAGCGCTCCCACGGGCGGATCCGCCGACGCCACTCCCGCGGGCGGCGCCGTCCGCAGCGGCCTCGGCCGCCGGGGTGTCATCACGCACGATGTCCAAGGAATACCGAAGGCTTCCCCCGAGACCGACAAGGGCCTCGCCCTCCCCGGCGACACGGGCTACGCGGCCACCAGCGGACCCGTCCTGGGTACCGGATCGTCGTACACGGTGTCTGCCTGGGTCCGCCTGACGGACGACAGCAAGAACGCGACCGCGCTCGGCCAGGACCCGCTCATGAGCGGTGGTTGGTACAGCGCGTTCTATCTCGGCTACCGTGCCGAATCCAAGAAGTGGGAACTCCGAACGTCTCCGAAGGACGCCTCGGACGGGGACATCAGCAATCAGTTCGTTCAGTCCAAGCGTCCGGCCGTCCTGGGGGCGTGGACTCATCTGGCAGCGGTCTACGACAGCAGCGCCAAGCTGATCAAGCTGTACGTGAACGGGGAGTTCCAGGGCAGCTATACGGTCCCCCCGTCGTGGATGTCGTCCGGCCGCATGCAGATAGGCCGTGTGTGGTGGCGAGGCTCGTACACCGACTACTGGAAGGGCGACATCGACGAAGTCGCCGCCTGGCAGCGCGCCCTGGTCGACGGGGAGATCGCCGAGGAGGCGGAGGTGCTCCTGCCTGGGGGCATGACCGGAGTCGAGCTGGTCGCCGACTGGTCCGCCGAGGATCTCGCAGCCGGTGCCACCTCGGTGCCCGACACCTCCGGATACAAGCGGCCCCTGGAGCTCAAGGACGGCGCGGCCGTCTCTGGTGAGGCGATGGCGTTCGACGGTGTGAAGGGAGGCGCGCTCGCGAAGGGCCCCGTTCTGGACGACTCGGGTTCGTTCACCGTCTCGACGCAGGTCGAGGTGAGGACCGCCGACATGCTCAAGAAGGCCGACGGCTATACCGGTCAGGTCGTTGGCGAGCGGACCAGCGACGGCTCCTCGTGGGGGCTGTGGTTCAAGCGGACCAAGAGCCAGCGTGTGATCGACCCGGAGACTCTGGAGGAGAAGGAAGTCGTCGTCGGCTACTGGCGCTTCGGCCGCCTGGGTCCCGACGGTGACACCCTCACCAGTTTCGTCGAGTCGGACGAAGAGGCCGTCCTCGGCGCCACGGTCCGGCTGACCGGTATCTACGATGCCCGGCGCCACAAGATCGCGCTTCGGGTCGGAACCGCGCAGAACGGTGACTGGACGAGCTACGTCGCCCAGGCCGGAACCGGCGAGATCGCCGTCGGCAAGGGCCCGGCGGGTACGGCGTACGGGAACTATCTGCCGGCCGATGTGTCGGATGTGCGCGTCTGGGTCGGCGCCATGAACAACGAGAACCAGATCGACGCGCAGATCGGCTCCTGA
- a CDS encoding transmembrane transporter (identified by MetaGeneAnnotator; putative;~sequence version:1), which produces MKVQAFHAREAPGNPPVMAGLAFAPSSVSTIVGCRLAPCLLPRFGAHWVALLGMLTAAAVSTLAAWVICGLPTIPSGFNAGLIAPLPVAVCVLLTTAPAMESWWTKADKKA; this is translated from the coding sequence GTGAAGGTTCAAGCGTTCCATGCGCGGGAAGCCCCGGGCAACCCGCCGGTGATGGCGGGCCTCGCCTTCGCGCCCAGCTCCGTCAGCACCATCGTGGGCTGCAGACTGGCCCCGTGCCTGCTGCCCCGCTTCGGCGCCCACTGGGTCGCCCTCCTCGGCATGCTGACCGCGGCGGCCGTCTCCACGCTCGCCGCCTGGGTCATTTGCGGGCTCCCCACCATCCCGTCGGGCTTCAACGCCGGCCTCATCGCCCCCTTACCAGTAGCGGTGTGCGTCCTGCTGACGACGGCGCCGGCCATGGAGTCCTGGTGGACCAAGGCGGACAAGAAGGCATAA
- a CDS encoding hypothetical protein (identified by MetaGeneAnnotator; putative;~sequence version:1): MGHVGQSAASTTGLDGVGEIVKLEEFEVHFSEARAQRAAPGGLEVFDVFESRLASEDEILEVEKGLRVRLPDEYKEFMKSYGGGMFLFVDLLPVVARADQRDDLATVNAAEFGNGNFIAIAAVGTGDWWGFSVVEGRCADQVDFWDHEDGQVQCAATGFLDFLAREGLRIGR, translated from the coding sequence ATGGGGCACGTAGGTCAGAGTGCTGCTTCGACGACTGGACTGGATGGGGTGGGCGAGATCGTGAAGCTCGAAGAATTTGAGGTCCACTTCTCCGAGGCGCGTGCACAACGGGCTGCCCCGGGCGGCCTGGAGGTGTTCGACGTCTTTGAATCCCGACTGGCTTCCGAGGACGAAATCTTGGAGGTGGAGAAGGGGCTCCGCGTGCGGCTTCCTGATGAATACAAAGAGTTCATGAAGTCTTACGGTGGAGGAATGTTCCTGTTCGTCGACCTTCTGCCGGTCGTTGCTCGCGCTGATCAGAGGGATGACTTGGCAACGGTGAACGCGGCAGAGTTCGGGAACGGTAACTTTATCGCCATAGCCGCGGTTGGAACAGGTGACTGGTGGGGGTTCTCAGTCGTTGAAGGCCGCTGCGCCGATCAAGTTGACTTCTGGGATCACGAGGACGGGCAAGTTCAATGTGCGGCGACCGGCTTCCTCGATTTCCTGGCACGTGAGGGACTGCGCATAGGGAGGTAG